The nucleotide sequence CTGACCGCCCTGGAACCCGCTCTGCCAAGAGATATGGAACTGTTGCGGGGCCTGATGATGTATTCCGTATTGAACAAACCCCTGAATGAAGACCGTCCCCTGGCGTTTCTGTGGCGGATGGCTGATAAGATGCGCTGGAAAAACCCGATGGCACTGTTGGGCTTGATGGTGAATGTGCGGAATGCGTTGATTGTGATGGTATCTGCGGATAAACGTTATGGTCCGATTTATAATCGGGGGATTGCCCAGGTTTTGTACAACGGCTTAATCGAACGGGGCTATCAGCCGGGAAGCGGAATTCCGATTACGCTGGTTGGCTACAGTGGCGGTGCCCAGATGTCAGTGGCGGCAGCTCCCTATCTGAAACAGGCATTGGGATCGCCGATTGATGTGATCTCCCTGGGGGGCGTGATGAGCGCCAACAACAATTTCTTGCAGCTAGAACATCTCTATCACTTCATTGGTGAAAAAGATGTTGTCCATCGATTTGGACCGCTGGTGTTTCCCGGACGCTGGAAACTGTTTCCCTTATCTTTCTGGAATCGGGCACTCCGAAAAGGCAAAATCTCGATCCTGTCGGCTGGGCCTGTGGGGCACCAGGTTCCGGGGGGCTATATGGATCCAGAAGCACGCCTGCCCGATGGACGCAGCCACCTGCAACAAACGATTGAAAGCATTCTGCAAATTCTGACGGGCAACCTGGAGACAGAACAGCGCCTTCCGGTTAAAGCCAGTAACTACGCCCTCTACAAACAGGCAGACTTCAATGATCCCGCCTATTACCCGCTGAAACAAACAGTTGACCTTACCTGGTATCGGGCGATCGCTTCCTGGATAGGACGGTTGATCTTACCCGACCGAGACGACCGCCCGCTCATTCGAGGAGTTCTGTTTGAAGTCCACCATGCCGCTCCAGGTTACGAATACCTCGTCGGGCAGGTTGTGATGTTGCGCTGGGAAGAAAATCCACAGGTGAAAAAACTGGTGCAGGCAGCCAGGCATGATCTTCACTTCAGTGCTGATGCTGAGTACTCCAGCAAGTATGGAGGATTGATCCATCCTGAACGGCTCAACCACTGGCAGCAGGTGGGACCCCTTGAATCCCTGGCTGGCTCCCGTCCGATGGATGATATGGTTGTGATGCTGAATGACCCCGTTGGGGTGGACAGGTGGGAAAGTAACGAATCATCCCCCCTTCCCACCACCTGCCTCTACATTCGCAGTCAGCCTGTGCAGATCAGCGGGCGCTTCTATGCCCTGGTGAAGTTTATTCAGCCTGTGGCTGGAACGGATCAATTTCGTGTGATGCATTTTAACCGGGCAACCCGTCAGTTTGATGGGGCAGAAGACGTTGTGCGGTTGCCGCCTGTGGTGGTGGCAGAAGCTTATGGGAGTGCACCTTCTACCACCCGCGATCTGGAAAAGTCCCCCTTTAATGAGACGGGCTGGTATGTCTATGGTGCAAAGGATGCACAAGGCTACTTTGTTGTGCAATCCTTAGGTCCGCGTGCCCTATTCCGCCTCCAACCTGAAGAGGTGGTGTTTGGGAAGAAAGCCTCCTATCGCTACATCCGCAAACGTGCCTGGGCAAACATTAAGGCCCAGAAAGGGCGGATTTCGTCTGTACTCTGCATGGGTAAAAATAATGGTTCACCGTCCGCCATCCAGAGTGCCATCAATAGCTGGCAAGAGGGCGATCGCGCCCTGATGCTGCACGTCTATGGGGGGATTGGAGGCAAGAACGCCGAGCCTGCTGCTGCCACCCCCATTTTCTTTGGACATTTTGCCCTGGGCATCGCCAGGGTAATCCACGACCCTTTGAGTGATGAACTTCGCTTTGATTTGCGCTACCACCAGGTCTATACCCACAACACCGATGGGTTGATTGCTGGCACACTGCACTGGTCCCGTTACATGGGCGATCGCCAGTTTGGCTGGCTGGGCACCCGCCCGGTTTGTGACATTCTGATCAAACACGACGCCTTCACAGGCTACTATGACTTTTCCATTGGACGCCAGTCGCCCCTGGATTACATGCTGTCACAACTGGAAGTCATGACGGCTCGCTATCGCATTGGGGATGGCAGCGGCGGGGCCTATGTGGGAGCTGCCAGTAATTGCGCCCAGGACTCTAACCAGGCACTGTTTGCCAGTCTGCGCCAGATGGAACACCAGATTCGAGCCAATACCGAGTCCCTGCGGCGATGGGGGGAACAAAATCCGGAACAGGCAGAACGGTTTAAGGAACTGCTCAGCCTGGGCAAAGAGCTGAAACAAAAACTGCAACCTCTGGGGGGTCCCAAATCAGCCTGGGAACGAAATGAATATAACCTGGGCAGTACCCTGGAAGATGATCCCCTGCGTAATTTAATGACGGGTCTGGGCAGTTGGCGAACTATGTTGCCCCGGCTTGCCAGTGATACGGTGGTCAAAGTCTTTCTGGATCACGATGCCAGTGTCTGGGTACTGCGCACCAATCAAATTGGGGGATACGATCCCGACATTGAACCGATCGCACCCATGACCCTGTAACGAGTTGCTGATTCTGGGCATGAATTAAAGGTGGTATACCAGATTCTCTACCAGGCGCGGATAGGGAAGTCACACACTCCCCTGGACCAGCCCCAGTCTTCTACTCCGACGGAGATCTGGGAACCTGGTCCCACATTGCCCCGCGAGAGATCGACCAGGGTTACAGTCGTAGCCGCCTGAAATGCCCCGGTATAAACTGGCTGTCCCCGGGAATTGGTGGATCGATAGGTGAGTGTAGACACCTGGGGTGGCTGCCCAGACCGGAGCCAGCGAATTTGGGTGAAACGCCCATTGAGAAACACAGCAGAGTACCGCCAGCCATTATTCATGCGTCCGCTGCAAAAAAATTGCTGGGTGGCACTGGCAGAGAAAAACGTGCCATCGGCTGCCAGTAGTCCTGCTACAGCCAGGTATGTGAACCAACCAGGCACTCGTGCGATCGCGTAACTCCCCAAACTGTCTCTCAACTGCATTCCCATCAATTTCTCCCCAGAGCAACAACGACCAACAATCAGTAGCCACAACAACCAACGGACCTGTGCCCCATGACCACCAACAACCTGATTTAACGAATTCTTACCACATCTGAAATAACGTTACTGGTAATTACCACATCCACAATTGCCTGATCCGAGTCCCGGTTCCAGCGCTCCACTACTCGCGTGTTCGTGTGCGACATTGTCTGGGTGAAAAAGAAATTGTTGCGCCTCAGGTCTGCCCTCGCCTGATTTGCATTTAAGCCGATCAGGTCCTGCCGTAGTTGGGTAAACCAATTAGATTGACCACCACCAGGGCCGGAACCATCAGACGAAGCCGTACACCGTCCCCGCGCCCAACCCCATTCTTCCACACCAACGGAAACTTCTGAGCCAAGGCGCACATTGCCACCAGAAAGATCCACCAGAGTAACCGTTGTAGCGCCTTGAAATGCCCCGGTGTAAATCGGCTGCCCCTGAGCGTTGGTGGCTCTAAAGGTAAGGTTGGACACCTGTGGAGGTTGCCCGGATCGTTGCCAGCGAATCAGTGTGAACCGCCCATTGAGAAACTCCGCTGAGTAGGTCCAGCCATTATTCATGCGCCCGTTGCAAAAAAACTGTTGAGTAGCACTAGCGGTAGGAGCGGTTGCATCTACCAGGCATAAACCCAGTGCTGTCAATCCGGTGACCCAGGCGATCGCCCAATTACCAGAATTCAATTCCAATCGTCTCTTCATTAGTTTTCCTCACAAAATGTCTCTTCAATACACCCACTGTTAAGAGGGCGTTGCTTCCCGAAAAACCATCGGTGCAGTTTGCAGTCGTTTGTAGGTCCGGTAACGGTGGTACAGATCCCGGTTTGAGAAAAAGAACAACGAAACAGCTTCCCATAGAAAAAACCACCCACCGATAAACAGCCCTTCTGCCATGAGTGATAGTAAAACAATCGCTTCAAACTGCTTTGAAAGCGTTTTTCCAATCCATAGGAACCCAAAACCAATGAACACACACTGAAGCATACGAGCATTTGTTTTTCTCAGTTCTTTCTTGAGGAAGTACATTTTATAAGCAAAGCTATTTCTCAAACCATTTCGTGATTCCTCCTCTACTTGTTCGTCCCGTGTCCCGGCTGGGACAGTAAAACACAATTCAATGGGATACTGGAAAGGAATTTCATCGGAACTTTCTTCCAGATAAAGCTTCAAATCTGGATCAATATCCCGGCGCTTAAAGGGCGCTGGATCCCATTCATTGAACATATCACTGTATTGATCTAACGCAATCTCGATCATATAGAGACTGGTTATTTCATCAATTTTGTAGATTTCACTGAAGAATTTATCCGTTCGTTTCATTTCCCTGAGTCAGAAGAAATGACACAATCTCTGATCCTGCATCTGTCATCAACACCGCAAGATTAAAGCAATGTGCCGATGATCCGACAGCGCATCATCATCCACAATCGCAACCGAACCGCCCTTCGCCAGCAAAGTTTAGCTATGACTTTGCATCAGCAACTCTTTTCTCAAATCAGCGGTTGGTGGGTTTTGAGGTTGAAGCGATAGCCGTGGGGTAAGATGTGTAACTTCACCCCACAGAGGGCGATCGCTTCATCTTTGAGCAATCCCTCCAGGTTATTATGAGTGGCTTCTGACTCATCGACAACCGTCACAGCCCCGCTGCCAACAACCTCAAATTCATCGCCATTGACAATGATGCCAGTATCTTCATCAATTCCCAACCCCAATACGGCTGGCTGTAGAACCAGTGCCGCTAAAAGCCGACCGAGACGACCCCGTTGAGCAAAGTGCTGATCCACCACAATACCCGGCAAAAAGCCCATCCCAGGTCCCAACTCAACCGCATCCACACTGGGATTGCTGACCGAAGCCCCACCCACGATCATTTCATCCGGCATCATGGCAGCACCAGCACTGGTACCACCAATCACAACTCCTTCCCCATGGCGCTTGTGAATGGCAGCGTCCAGAGGGGTGTCCTTGATGCAGTCCACAATTTTTGACTGATCGCCGCCTGTGAAAAAGATGCCAGTCGCCTGTTCAATGATTTCGAGCAGGTCTTCTCTTTTAGAATCTTTGCGATCTCTGGTATCAACCACATCCACCGACTCTGCACCCAATCGCTCAAATATATGGATGTAATCATCCCCAACTTCTTCGGGCATACTGGTTGCCGCTGTCATCACTGCAATATGGGCTTTTACACCACCCGCCGCCCGCACAAATTCGCGCAACACGACACAGTCGCCTTCTCGATCTTCAGCACCGCCAATGATCACCAGTGGACCTTGCTTACTCTCAGTAGTCATGATCATGTCACCTAATTCAAAATTTTTGCTTTAGCCAGTTGAAACTCTTCTTCCGTCAAAGCTCCAGCCTCTTTCAATTGGGTCAATTGGGTCAATTGGGCTAATAGATCAGGTTGTGCAGCAGGTGTTGCAGGAGTGGCGGCTGGTTGGGACTGTGCCGATTGGAGTGCTTTCATCTGTTCCATTTTTGTCCTGACCCTCATGGTTATGGCTATACTGAGAAAATAGAAAGTTCGACTTAAATAGAACTACAAACGGCATTCAATCTAAATAATACAATGGTCACTGATTGATGGCCTTAGCACATAAAAAAATAAGCAGATCTGAAGAGAAAAGGTTTTCAAAAATATGAAATAGTGGAGACCAGTGACTCATCGTAGTAAGTTTTCCTGACCGATTTTTAGAATTGTGGCAGGCAAAGCGTTAATACCCTTTGAGTCACTGTCTCCTCAAAACCTTACAGATTACCTCCTTCGATCAAATCTAAGCTCGATATCCTGTAAATTCTCCAGGGGTGATGGTTTCCAGGACAGTTTCCGGCGTAAAGTAACCCAGAGCCTGAATAATGCGGGCAATACAACCCGTCCATCCAGTCTGATGACTGGCACCAATGCCGGCCCCGTTGTTGCCATTGAAGTATTCATAGAACAGGATCAGATCACGCCAGTGAGGATCGGTCTGGAACTTCTCGGTAGCCCCGTAGAGGGGACGGCGACCCGATTCATCCTTAAGAAAAATACTGAGAATGCGTTCACTGATGCACTGGGTCACTTCAAACAGGGTCATGGACTTGCCAGACCCGGTGGGATATTCAACCGTAAAGTCATCGCCATAGTAGCTATAAAGTAGCAGCAGCGATCGCAACAACAACAGGTTAACCGGCATCCAGATCGGACCCCGCCAGTTGGAATTGCCCCCAAACATGCCAGAAGTGGAATCCCCAGGAACATATCCCACCTTGTACTCCTGTCTCTGGTGATAGAAGGAATAGGGATGCTCCAGGTGATAGCGAGACAGAGAGCGAATCCCATAGTCACTGAGAAACTCGGACTCATCCAGCATGCGGGAGAGTACCCGGCGTAGTTTGTCTTCGTTCAAAATCGACAGCATCAACCGATTGCGGACCCCAGGCACCGTGGGCAAATGGATATTTTGCGTCAACTCAGCGTGGCGCTTAATGAATAACTGTGCCCGTTGCCGGAAACGTGGTAGCTTGTCAAACGCCTCCTGCGGGAAGACCGAAACCGCCATCAGCGATAGTAAACCTACCAGCGATCGCACCTTTAACCGGGTGGATTTGCCATCCGGGAAGTGCAGGACATCATAGAAAAAGCCATCTTCTTCATCCCACAGTTCATCGTGATGCACGCCAATTCGATCCATAGCTCCCGCAATCCACATCGTGTGTTCAAAGAACTTGATCGCAAAGTCTTCATAGAGGGGATCGTGGAGTGCCAGTTCAATCGCGATTTGAAACATCCGCTGACTGAAGAACACCATCCAGGCCGTCCCATCTGCCTGATCCAGGTGCCCCCCGGTGGGTAAGGCGGCACTGCGATCAAACACGCCGATGTTGTCCAGCCCCAGAAACCCCCCCTGGAACAAATTGTTACCGCCTTCATCCTTGCGGTTGACCCACCAGGTGAAGTTGATCAGCAGTTTAGAAAAGGCATATTTAAGGAAGTCAATATCCCCTTTTCCTCTGTTGCGTTCGCGATCGCGGGTATAAATTTCCCAGGTGGCAAAGGCATGGACGGGCGGATTCACGTCCCCAAAGTTCCACTCATAGGCAGGGATCTGACCATTGGGATGCAGGTAATCTTCTTGCAGCATCAGCATCAGTTGAGCTTTGGCAAAGTCTGGATCAATTAAGCTAATTGGAATCACATGGAATGCCAGATCCCAGGCTGCATACCAGGGATATTCCCACTTGTCTGGCATGGAGACAATATCATCGTTGTACAGGTGAAACCAATCGCTATTACGCACATGCTGCCGCTCGGCAGGTGCGGTCCAGGGGGTCACGTTGCGCTCTCGCAGCCATTGATCCACGTCATAGTAGAAGTACTGTTTGGTCCACATCATCCCCGCCAGTGCCTGCCGCATGACATTGGTGCGATCGCTATCCGCCAGTACCGCTGGTGGAATGACCGTTTCATAAAACGCATCCGCTTCCTGGATGCGCGTTGCAAACGTTTGCTCAAAATAGGCCCCAAACGGATAACCAACTGCTGCCGGTGCCTGCTTCGTCAGCCGTAATGGAATGACTTTTGTTTCCCCAGCCCCCAGGGTCAGTTCGTAATGGGATGAAACTTTGGTACCAGTGCCACCGGGATTGACCGCATCCTGCTGCCCATGCACCAGCCAGTTATTAATACCATCTTTTACATAAGGGCTGGCATTGGGTGTATTGAACAGGCGCTGATGGTTGGTTTCATTTTCTGTAAACAACAGCGGAACCACCCCATCACAGTACAGGTAGTAATCCTGAATGTATTGCTCCAGCACGGGATTGGTAATGTGAGCGTGGATGACACTGTTGCCGGTGCCTTCCAGTTTTGAGAGGATGGGTTTAGAGCCACAGTTGGGCCAGGACCAGGTGTTGCGAAACCACAGGGTCGGCAATAGATGGAGTGGAGCTGCCTCTGGACCCCGGTTAATTATCGTGATTTTAATCAGAATATCTTCCGCATCCGCTTTGGCGTATTCCACGAACACATCAAAATAGCGATCGCCATCAAAGATGCCCGTATCGAGCAATTCGTACTCCAACTCATAGCGGCTGCGGCTGGCATTGGTTTTAACCAGATCTTCGTAAGGGAAGGCCTCTTGAGGATACTTATAGAGGTACTTCATGTAGGAGTGGGTCGGCGTGCTATCCAGGTAAAAGTAGTACTCTTTGACATCTTCGCCGTGATTACCTTCACTATTGGTCAACCCAAACAACCGCTCCTTCAGGATGGGGTCTTTGCCGTTCCACAGTGCCAGCGCGAAGCAGAGCAAATTGTGGCTGTCGGTAATGCCACCCAGCCCATCTTCGCCCCAGCGATAGGCCCGCGATCGCGCATGGTCATGGGGAAAATAGTTCCAGGCATTTCCATCCGAACTGTAGTCTTCACGCACCGTACCCCACTGACGCTCACTCAAATAGGGTCCCCACTTGTACCAGTCGGTTATACCATTACGATTTTGTTCCAGCCGTTGCTCTTCTGCGGTCATTGTCATCTCCTGGTAATTGTTGTGTCCTGGTGGTTCTGTTTCAGAACAGGATCTAAATTAATCCACATTCCTTAGCAACGCCAGTAGTTGTCTCAGCGACGTGACAGATGGTGACTGATAGACTGAGGCAACATAATCATCCAGATACCCGTAAATAAAAAACTGATTCCTGAGAAGAAACCCAGTAACCAGCCAGAATTGAGGGGCCAGCGATACAAAATCAAAATTCCTAAGATGATTGCAACGATACCGCTGAACAATATCCAGCCCCAGCCGTCCTCTGGACGTAACTGGAATGCCGCAATCACTTCAAGAATGCCCTGAACCAGAATGGCACTTCCAAAGGCAAGGGCAAGGGTGAGTTTAGCCCCCAGCACATTGCCCACCAGCAAAACTCCAACCACTATGTACTCCAACCACTATGTAGAGTAGTGCCGCCAGGAACATCAGCTAGAAACCCTGCTGCTGCCGGGACTGAATCGCATGAACCAGGCGCACAACCCCCACAAATAAGAAAATCCACGAGAGAATCCGGGCGATGATGATTGTGGCAATAAACGGCTCGGCGATCGCCGCAATCCCCAGGAGCATCATCAGCACACCCAGGGCAGTCAACCAGCTCAAGCTGCGCCTGATTTCGTCATCAATGTCATGGCTCATAACAACCCCTCTACAAGGAAGTATCCAGAGGTGTAACTGAATCGACCAGTCAGAACTTCCAGATACTCATTACATGAAAAGCTTCAGCTATACCTCTGCACCAAAGTCTTCCCGAAGTTTTGCTTCCTGTTCAGCCGAGAGTTTGGATTGAATTAATTCGCCCCGTTCTTCAGGGGCAAAAGCCGCTTCCACCTTGTCAAGCGTGACCTGTCCTGTCAACAAGAACAGGGCAGACGTTCCTTCTGTCACTTTGCTTTGAACATCTTTGATGAAATCATCATTAATTCCATAGTCAGTAAACCGACCTGAAATAGCACCTGCTGTTGCACCCACTAATGCCCCAAGCAACGGTGCAAAAAAGAGCAGACCAAACAACATGCCCCAGAATACGCCCCCCAATGCCCCAACGGCAACTGTATCAACAGCTTGCCTGGTTTGAGGACGTTTGCGCCCTTCGGGCCATGACACGACCGCCGCATCTAACACTTGAATCAACTGCTGTTTTTGCAATTCCTCTAATTTAGATAAAGCCCTGGCTGCGCCATCCGCCGTATTAAATTTCCAGACAGTTAATGATGACATGCTTTTCTCCTTGGGTTAATCTTCACGGGTAAGCCTTTTCTATCCGCTCATCTGGTTTTGCAAATATTAAGTGGAATTGTTATCACCATCATTGCTCCACCCCAGCAAATGAGCAACTTGAGTGGTCAGGGTGGAAGGGTTGAATGGTTTTGTAATGGCTCCTGCAAAACCCATCTGGTTAAGTTGCCTCAGGGTAAACCAACTGGCTCTGGCCGTAAGCAGCAAGATGGGGATGGAGGCTGTCATTGAATATTGCTTTAATTGTTCAATAAAGATCAAGGCATCGGTTTCAGGCGTAGAAGCATCCAGCAAAATGACATCAGGGCTGACGGTCATACACAGATTAACTCCTTCCTGAATCGAACTTGATAGGGTAACGAGCCATCCACCAAACTCACTCAGACAGGTGTGCAGAACTTCTCGGATGCTGGCTTCGTGTTCAATCAACAAAATTGATCTGGTTGATCTCGTGGACATCGATAACGCCCCTCTAGGGTTAGAAAGGGAACCGCCGTTACTTGGATGATTGTTTGAGAAGCTGTTTCAGCCTTGCCTCGACCTGAAAATGATGGTCGAAGTCTAATTGCAGGTCTTCTAACACCTGCCTGGCGACTGCCACCATAACCTGTGCAGACGTGTAATCATGCTCATATAACTTTTCTAAGGCTTGATTCAAGACATGGGTTGCAACTTCAACACGGCTCACTTTAGATAAGTCATCGCTAAACATGTTGGGAAAAAATTATTGGCAAGGAACAGGGAACAGGGTCAAAAGGACGGCATGACACGGGCTTGCGATCGCTAACTTGTTCTAACCCGCAGGGCTATCGCCATACCTCACCCAGAAAGGAAAATGCTACAGACTCCCAAAATAAAAGCCCCCGACCTAAGTACAGGACAAAAGTTTGAGATTGTCCAAGAACTCATCTAATTTATGGTCAAGATTAACGAGTAGGTTGTGCAAGTAATCTAAGCCATATCGGAATAGACTCTGGGCTTTGCGCCCATGGGACTTGAGTTGAATCGTTTTGTGCGCCTGCCGCCACACCCCCGTTCGCATCACCCAACATAACGCCAATGTGAGGAGCGCAAAGAGCTTGCGGACTCGGTAGTCATCAATAAAATGGGTCGCTTCGAGGCAGAAGCCCCGAGTTTTGAACGCACCGAACAGGGTTTCTAAATTCCACCGCAGGGCGTAATCTTTGAGGGCTGAATGGGGTGAATGGTTGGTGACCAAAATCAGTAATTCCTGGGTGTCAAGCCGCAGACCAACGACATACACCCAATGTCCCCACACTTGACGGCGTTTGCGTAAAATCTTGGTTTCACCCGCTTTGAGATCGGCAAAGAGGACGCGGCCATTCAGGGCTTTGCTGCCATCACTGAGCGTTTCAGTTTCGCGAATCCGCCCCCGAAACGGGATTGGCTCATCTTCGAGCAAATAGCCAATCCACTCCCGCCCAACAAATTCGCGGTCGCTCGTCAGGCACCGCAGGCGGACATCCTCGCCAAAAATCGTGAAGAATTCGTTGAGCAAATCGATGCGCTCTTGGGTGTTGGAATTGCCGCGGTTGTCCAGCATCAGAAACACCACCGGAAAGGAAATACCCTGATGGCAAATGCCCAGGGTGAGAATGTTGAAAACGCTACCGCCAAAGCTCCATTCGGTGCGGTCTATGGCGAGCACCCAAGGCTGCGGGATCCCCATCAGGCAGACCACGGCACGGGCAATCGCCGCATAATCGAGATCAAAGTCGCTAAAGAAGCGCTGGAGACGCTTGTAGTTCGACGGAATTTGGGCGGAACCACAAAAGCTAGCAGCCAATTCGCTCAGATTCACCGTACGGGTTCGTAGCAGGGCGATCAGAAATTGAGCCACAAATGCCAGCCGCGCACCATGCCAACCGAGGAGGGGCTGCAAAACTTGGCGAAATTCGGTAATCTGTTGCATGGGGGTTTCGTTGGTTTGTTGTTATTCCTAGGAAACCCCTTCCCGCCTAAGTTTTCAACCCTCTGTGTGCCTCAATTGACAAGTTTTGTCCTGTACTGAGGTCGTAGCCATTTTGCAAGAGGTGAGTAGCGAAGCAATGGCGGAAGGTGTGACAACCGACCCGTTTTGTGACTTTGGCGCATCGGACGGCTTGCTTAAGGGCTTTTTGGAGTCCACTTTCGTGCAGGTGATAGCGTTGCCATAGGCCAGAGTCAGGATTCTCAATACGCCGACTGGAGGGGAAAACCCACTGCCAGCCCCATTGTCGATCGGCATTTGGATACTTACGTGCGCGGGCGAATGGTAACCAAACGGATCCATATCCCTGCTCTAAATCTTGCTGATGTAAAGTGTTCACCTGCTGAAGGTGCGATTGGAGCGGCCCAATCAGGCTATCTGGAAGCATGGTCACCCGATCTTTCATCCCTTTGCCATTCCGAACAATGATTTGATGCTGAGTGAAGTCCAGATCTTTGATTCGTAGGGAAAGGGCTTCGTTCAAGC is from Leptothermofonsia sichuanensis E412 and encodes:
- a CDS encoding CAAX protease translates to MVSSTMDRVWEILGWVFVLNQDIFQQVTTLPGGMTLAISVVLLAGLSLAVGQGIILFINRVQPTRFVFTLLISAILYLFEFLFLVLSTWFICLFSRSVNVTFPALVIVLGLSYAPLLFSFLGALPYLGFPLLRILSIWHLLAMVVGFGAVVNIGAGFAFGYVAFGWFVKELLEHTVGQPIARLGKAIADWTAGVNLAKGWDELTERMQTHFGSPASPMVAASQTTLPEVRQLIEASERSKPEAAQAVAQAIAAQTTPSATVAITQPTSTNDPLVKLAFESSRIPKPIKLLFSLLVLIALFVLVAILLRPIRNGVFGWYQTLPRIPRLIFDLSWIGVISLIFAGLLAPFETLGWWAGWFGEEVDTTQTAPTQAVSGQVSRVPDIARYVIYLDGVGQSGEAHTPDVEDFLTALEPALPRDMELLRGLMMYSVLNKPLNEDRPLAFLWRMADKMRWKNPMALLGLMVNVRNALIVMVSADKRYGPIYNRGIAQVLYNGLIERGYQPGSGIPITLVGYSGGAQMSVAAAPYLKQALGSPIDVISLGGVMSANNNFLQLEHLYHFIGEKDVVHRFGPLVFPGRWKLFPLSFWNRALRKGKISILSAGPVGHQVPGGYMDPEARLPDGRSHLQQTIESILQILTGNLETEQRLPVKASNYALYKQADFNDPAYYPLKQTVDLTWYRAIASWIGRLILPDRDDRPLIRGVLFEVHHAAPGYEYLVGQVVMLRWEENPQVKKLVQAARHDLHFSADAEYSSKYGGLIHPERLNHWQQVGPLESLAGSRPMDDMVVMLNDPVGVDRWESNESSPLPTTCLYIRSQPVQISGRFYALVKFIQPVAGTDQFRVMHFNRATRQFDGAEDVVRLPPVVVAEAYGSAPSTTRDLEKSPFNETGWYVYGAKDAQGYFVVQSLGPRALFRLQPEEVVFGKKASYRYIRKRAWANIKAQKGRISSVLCMGKNNGSPSAIQSAINSWQEGDRALMLHVYGGIGGKNAEPAAATPIFFGHFALGIARVIHDPLSDELRFDLRYHQVYTHNTDGLIAGTLHWSRYMGDRQFGWLGTRPVCDILIKHDAFTGYYDFSIGRQSPLDYMLSQLEVMTARYRIGDGSGGAYVGAASNCAQDSNQALFASLRQMEHQIRANTESLRRWGEQNPEQAERFKELLSLGKELKQKLQPLGGPKSAWERNEYNLGSTLEDDPLRNLMTGLGSWRTMLPRLASDTVVKVFLDHDASVWVLRTNQIGGYDPDIEPIAPMTL
- a CDS encoding penicillin-binding protein activator, which produces MGMQLRDSLGSYAIARVPGWFTYLAVAGLLAADGTFFSASATQQFFCSGRMNNGWRYSAVFLNGRFTQIRWLRSGQPPQVSTLTYRSTNSRGQPVYTGAFQAATTVTLVDLSRGNVGPGSQISVGVEDWGWSRGVCDFPIRAW
- a CDS encoding cyanophycinase, whose amino-acid sequence is MTTESKQGPLVIIGGAEDREGDCVVLREFVRAAGGVKAHIAVMTAATSMPEEVGDDYIHIFERLGAESVDVVDTRDRKDSKREDLLEIIEQATGIFFTGGDQSKIVDCIKDTPLDAAIHKRHGEGVVIGGTSAGAAMMPDEMIVGGASVSNPSVDAVELGPGMGFLPGIVVDQHFAQRGRLGRLLAALVLQPAVLGLGIDEDTGIIVNGDEFEVVGSGAVTVVDESEATHNNLEGLLKDEAIALCGVKLHILPHGYRFNLKTHQPLI
- a CDS encoding SHOCT domain-containing protein — its product is MEQMKALQSAQSQPAATPATPAAQPDLLAQLTQLTQLKEAGALTEEEFQLAKAKILN
- a CDS encoding MGH1-like glycoside hydrolase domain-containing protein, whose product is MTAEEQRLEQNRNGITDWYKWGPYLSERQWGTVREDYSSDGNAWNYFPHDHARSRAYRWGEDGLGGITDSHNLLCFALALWNGKDPILKERLFGLTNSEGNHGEDVKEYYFYLDSTPTHSYMKYLYKYPQEAFPYEDLVKTNASRSRYELEYELLDTGIFDGDRYFDVFVEYAKADAEDILIKITIINRGPEAAPLHLLPTLWFRNTWSWPNCGSKPILSKLEGTGNSVIHAHITNPVLEQYIQDYYLYCDGVVPLLFTENETNHQRLFNTPNASPYVKDGINNWLVHGQQDAVNPGGTGTKVSSHYELTLGAGETKVIPLRLTKQAPAAVGYPFGAYFEQTFATRIQEADAFYETVIPPAVLADSDRTNVMRQALAGMMWTKQYFYYDVDQWLRERNVTPWTAPAERQHVRNSDWFHLYNDDIVSMPDKWEYPWYAAWDLAFHVIPISLIDPDFAKAQLMLMLQEDYLHPNGQIPAYEWNFGDVNPPVHAFATWEIYTRDRERNRGKGDIDFLKYAFSKLLINFTWWVNRKDEGGNNLFQGGFLGLDNIGVFDRSAALPTGGHLDQADGTAWMVFFSQRMFQIAIELALHDPLYEDFAIKFFEHTMWIAGAMDRIGVHHDELWDEEDGFFYDVLHFPDGKSTRLKVRSLVGLLSLMAVSVFPQEAFDKLPRFRQRAQLFIKRHAELTQNIHLPTVPGVRNRLMLSILNEDKLRRVLSRMLDESEFLSDYGIRSLSRYHLEHPYSFYHQRQEYKVGYVPGDSTSGMFGGNSNWRGPIWMPVNLLLLRSLLLLYSYYGDDFTVEYPTGSGKSMTLFEVTQCISERILSIFLKDESGRRPLYGATEKFQTDPHWRDLILFYEYFNGNNGAGIGASHQTGWTGCIARIIQALGYFTPETVLETITPGEFTGYRA
- a CDS encoding HdeD family acid-resistance protein — protein: MVGVLLVGNVLGAKLTLALAFGSAILVQGILEVIAAFQLRPEDGWGWILFSGIVAIILGILILYRWPLNSGWLLGFFSGISFLFTGIWMIMLPQSISHHLSRR
- a CDS encoding DUF308 domain-containing protein; translated protein: MSHDIDDEIRRSLSWLTALGVLMMLLGIAAIAEPFIATIIIARILSWIFLFVGVVRLVHAIQSRQQQGF
- a CDS encoding DUF1269 domain-containing protein, giving the protein MSSLTVWKFNTADGAARALSKLEELQKQQLIQVLDAAVVSWPEGRKRPQTRQAVDTVAVGALGGVFWGMLFGLLFFAPLLGALVGATAGAISGRFTDYGINDDFIKDVQSKVTEGTSALFLLTGQVTLDKVEAAFAPEERGELIQSKLSAEQEAKLREDFGAEV
- a CDS encoding response regulator; translated protein: MSTRSTRSILLIEHEASIREVLHTCLSEFGGWLVTLSSSIQEGVNLCMTVSPDVILLDASTPETDALIFIEQLKQYSMTASIPILLLTARASWFTLRQLNQMGFAGAITKPFNPSTLTTQVAHLLGWSNDGDNNST